In Solanum pennellii chromosome 3, SPENNV200, a single window of DNA contains:
- the LOC107014720 gene encoding serine-threonine kinase receptor-associated protein-like: protein MDKKKVVAPLVCHGHSRPVVDLSYSPITPDGFFLISASKDSTPMLRNGETGDWIGTFEGHKGAVWSCCLDKHALRAASASADFSAKLWDALTGDVLHSFDHKHIVRACAFSEDTNLLLTGGFEKILRIFDLNRPDAPPREIDSSPGSVRTVAWLHSDQTILSSSGDAGGLRLWDVRTGKVVQILETKFPVTSAEVSQDGRYITTADGSSVKFWDANHFGLVKSHELPCKVESASLEPKFGNRFIAGGEDMWVHVFDFHTGEEIGCNKGHHGPVHCLRFSPGGESYASGSEDGTIRIWQLGPHGQIEDNSTANGSTTANANDGMGEVTQKIDELAVSETKKKEETQVDGVEQKVVDA from the exons ATGGATAAGAAGAAAGTTGTGGCACCGCTTGTTTGCCATGGGCACTCTCGTCCTGTTGTTGATCTGTCCTACAGTCCAATCACTCCTGATGGATTCTTCCTCATCAGTGCCAGCaagg ATTCTACGCCAATGCTGAGAAATGGAGAAACTGGAGATTGGATTGGAACATTTGAAGGGCATAAAGGAGCCGTGTGGAGTTGTTGTCTGGATAAACATGCTCTTCGTGCTGCATCTGCATCTGCTGATTTCAGCGC GAAATTGTGGGATGCATTGACTGGGGATGTATTACACTCATTTGACCACAAGCACATAGTTCGAGCATGTGCCTTTTCAGAG GATACAAATCTGCTACTCACTGGTGGTTTTGAAAAAATTCTTCGAATATTTGATTTAAACCGACCTGATGCACCTCCAAGGGAAATTGACAGCTCTCCTGGTTCAGTAAGGACAGTTGCTTGGCTGCACAGTGATCAAACTATTTTGAGTTCCTCTGGAGATGCTGGTGGATTGAG GTTATGGGACGTGAGGACCGGCAAAGTTGTTCAAATCCTTGAAACTAAGTTTCCTGTAACTAGTGCTGAAGTAAGTCAGGATGGTCGTTACATAACAACTGCTGATGGTTCCTCTGTCAAGTTTTGGGATGCTAACCA CTTTGGATTGGTGAAGAGTCACGAATTGCCTTGCAAAGTTGAATCTGCTTCCCTGGAACCAAAGTTCGGTAATAGGTTCATTGCTGGAGGAGAAGATATGTGGGTTCATGTCTTTGATTTTCACACTGGAGAGGAAATTG GATGCAACAAGGGACACCACGGTCCTGTGCACTGTTTGCGGTTCTCTCCAGGAGGTGAATCCTATGCCTCAGGATCTGAAGATGGGACTATTAGAATATGGCAGTTGGGCCCTCATGGTCAGATTGAGGACAACTCCACAGCAAACGGGTCTACTACTGCAAATGCCAATGATGGTATGGGTGAGGTGACCCAAAAGATTGACGAGTTGGCTGTTTCAGAAAcgaagaagaaggaagagacACAGGTCGATGGTGTGGAGCAGAAGGTAGTTGATGCCTGA
- the LOC107012390 gene encoding BRCA1-associated protein isoform X2 yields the protein MTYSDFCQFCGSFVQHMLEMRIVRNDGMEDCYSILIRFDEQKAADTFHKHFSGRRFSSLEEETCDVLFAADVHYTGSIEHTQSLPASSTEQPFCPVCLERLDQDTSGILTTICNHSFHCSCISKWTDSSCPVCRYCQQQPGNSTCSICQSPENLWMCVICGFVGCGRYKEAHATRHWKETQHCYALELETRRVWDYAGDNYVHRLIQSKTDGKLVELNHHGHHDSDGCCSCECGTDPGFSETILNSKVEAIVNEYNDLLTSQLEDQKMYFESLLQEVEEEIERETKEAVEKALCQNPRLMKLKVRLDKCVEEKKFHDDINDNLTRNKEIWEAKILEIEEREKKALKMKDEEISELEEQIATLMESIDT from the exons ATGACATATTCAGACTTTTGTCAGTTTTGTGGTTCATTTGTTCAACATATGTTGGAAATGCGAATTGTCAG GAATGATGGTATGGAAGATTGTTACAGTATATTGATCAGGTTTGATGAGCAGAAAGCTGCAGATACTTTTCACAAGCATTTTAGTGGTAGAAGATTTTCATCTCTTGAG GAGGAGACGTGCGATGTGCTATTTGCTGCTGATGTGCATTACACCGGTTCAATTGAGCACACACAGTCATTACCTGCAAGCTCTACAGAGCAACCATTCTGTCCTGTTTGTCTTG AGAGATTGGACCAGGATACAAGTGGAATTCTCACAACCATTTGTAATCATTCCTTTCATTGTTCATGTATTTCAAAATGGACAGATTCTTCATGCCCC GTATGCCGATATTGTCAGCAGCAGCCTGGAAACTCAACATGTTCTATCTGTCAATCACCAGAAAATCTATGGATGTGTGTTATTTGTGGTTTTGTTGGGTGTGGAAG ATATAAAGAGGCTCATGCTACAAGGCATTGGAAGGAGACACAACATTGCTATGCACTTGAATTAGAAACACGGCGAGTCTGGGACTACGCAGGGGATAACTATGTTCACCGTTTGATTCAGTCTAAAACTGATGGGAAGCTGGTTGAGCTCAACCACCATGGTCATCATGATAGTGATGGCTGCTGCAGCTGCGAATGTGGTACAGATCCTGGGTTCAGCGAGACTATTTTAAACAGCAAAGTTGAAGCT ATTGTGAACGAGTACAATGATCTCCTGACTTCCCAACTGGAGGATCAAAAAATG TACTTTGAGTCCTTATTGCAAGAGgttgaagaagaaattgaaaGGGAAACTAAGGAAGCTGTTGAGAAAGCTCTATGCCAGAATCCAAGGTTAATGAAGCTAAAAGTTCGTTTGGACAAATGCGTTGAAGAGAAGAAATTCCATGATGAC ATCAATGACAATCTTACAAGGAACAAGGAGATATGGGAAGCCAAGATATTGGAAATTGAAGAAAG GGAGAAGAAGGCTTTGAAAATGAAGGATGAGGAGATATCCGAATTGGAGGAACAG ATTGCCACTTTGATGGAGTCCATCGATACATAG
- the LOC107012225 gene encoding uncharacterized protein LOC107012225, with the protein MASMGKGGLEKLRRCLRTIYFMVVMLVSLLMLSAPVMVAIGDVLLPSVLISSFTCVRCYSFKEHLQRYDFRTSLMDIPLVSILRSLIISCVYSMCDGPALSHGPYLGTATFCSMISIVLLSFKASVFSGNSYLEAEASSAISKQKLHLNKSWGMSVLFLSSIVFAVGHVVVAYRTSCRARRKLLFHRIDPEAVLPCKVVFSAYNKVPRSPTPSAGKVSSKCDIEMRRKLAGSARDDGEIPAKLLADVDSLFISCLGLTLHYKLRLPGSPCRSLSSIAHVNRSLNLSSNVDYCIRRSYSSQYPANCLSTPLLDGFQTSLILSEEIPSLNLDEVGDGDPVNSSGSPRPIQDLEGNGQFGIVLIHGFGGGVFSWRNVMGVLAQQVGCAVTAFDRPGWGLTSRPFRTDWEENHLPNPYTIDAQVDMLLSFCSEMGFTSVVLVGHDDGGLLALKAAQRVQSSTNFVNVKIKGIVLLGVSLSRELVPAFARVLLRTSLGKKHLVRPLLRTEITQVVNRRAWYDTTKLTTEVLSLYKAPLCVEGWDEALHEIGKQSYETVLSPERAAALLKAVESLPVLVIGGAEDAVVPLKSVQAMASKLVNSRLVAISGCGHLPHEECPKALLAAMSPFINRILAEQLLHQ; encoded by the exons ATGGCTTCCATGGGGAAAGGAGGGTTGGAGAAGTTAAGGAGATGTTTGAGGACTATATATTTCATGGTGGTGATGTTGGTATCGCTGTTGATGTTATCGGCGCCGGTGATGGTGGCAATAGGGGATGTTCTGCTACCGAGTGTGTTGATTTCTAGTTTTACGTGCGTAAGGTGTTACAGTTTTAAAGAGCATTTGCAGAGATATGACTTCAGAACTTCCTTGATGGATATTCCTCTCGTTTCAATCCTGAGATCTCTTATCATCTCCT GTGTTTATTCTATGTGTGATGGACCTGCTCTCTCACATGGACCATATCTCGGAACTGCTACATTTTGTTCCATGATATCCATTGTTCTTCTTTCCTTTAAGGCTAGTGTTTTCTCTGGCAATTCATACTTGGAGGCTGAAGCTTCATCTGCTATCTCAAAGCAAAAGCTTCATTTGAACAAGTCATGGGGGATGTCTGTGTTGTTTCTATCATCTATAGTCTTTGCTGTTGGACATGTTGTTGTTGCCTATAGAACAAGCTGTCGAGCCAGGAGGAAACTCTTGTTTCACCGAATTGACCCCGAAGCT GTCCTTCCTTGTAAAGTTGTTTTCTCTGCATACAATAAAGTACCACGATCTCCAACTCCTTCCGctgggaaagtatcatcaaaaTGTGATATTGAAATGAGGAGGAAACTTGCAGGATCAGCTCGTGATGACGGGGAAATCCCTGCTAAACTGCTTGCTGATGTTGACAGCTTATTTATTTCTTGCTTAGGGCTTACTCTTCATTACAAACTTAGGTTGCCTGGATCACCTTGCCGTTCCTTGTCCTCCATAGCCCATGTAAACAGATCACTAAATCTTTCATCAAATGTGGATTATTGTATTCGGAGGAGCTACAGTAGTCAATATCCTGCAAACTGTCTCTCCACAcctttattagatggttttCAAACTTCCCTCATCCTGTCTGAAGAAATTCCTAGTCTCAACCTCGATGAAGTTGGTGATGGCGATCCAGTTAATAGTTCAGGTTCTCCTCGTCCTATTCAAGATCTGGAAGGTAATGGTCAGTTTGGAATTGTTCTGATACATGGTTTCGGTGGTGGGGTCTTCTCTTGGAGAAATGTGATGGGAGTACTAGCTCAGCAGGTAGGTTGTGCAGTCACTGCCTTTGACAGGCCAGGATGGGGATTGACATCTAGGCCTTTCCGAACAGACTGGGAGGAGAATCATTTGCCCAATCCCTACACGATTGATGCTCAG GTTGATATGCTTCTGTCCTTCTGTTCAGAGATGGGTTTTACTTCAGTTGTACTTGTTGGCCATGATGATGGTGGATTACTTGCACTAAAGGCTGCACAAAGAGTCCAGTCATCCACAAATTTTGTTAAT GTTAAGATCAAGGGGATTGTATTATTGGGTGTTAGCCTGTCAAGAGAGCTGGTTCCTGCCTTCGCAAGAGTATTATTACGCACTTCACTTGGAAAAAAGCACTTGGTGCGGCCTCTTTTGCGAACAGAAATTACTCAAGTTGTTAATAGACGAGCATGGTATGACACAACAAAGTTGACAACTGAGGTTTTGAGCTTATACAAG GCACCATTATGTGTGGAAGGTTGGGATGAAGCACTCCATGAGATAGGAAAACAATCATATGAGACAGTCCTCTCCCCAGAAAGGGCAGCAGCACTGCTAAAAGCAGTTGAAAGTTTACCAGTTCTGGTGATTGGGGGAGCTGAAGATGCAGTGGTACCTTTAAAGTCTGTTCAAGCTATGGCTTCAAAACTTGTAAATTCT AGACTGGTTGCTATATCGGGATGTGGTCATCTGCCGCATGAGGAGTGTCCCAAGGCATTGTTAGCGGCTATGTCACCCTTCATCAACAGAATTTTAGCTGAGCAACTGCTACACCAATAG
- the LOC107012390 gene encoding BRCA1-associated protein isoform X1, with product MDSSTSMCNLTEVFYFSSGNPRIEETRGVMHLFSNDVASQLPVERKPLLCVLCVPNHMTYSDFCQFCGSFVQHMLEMRIVRNDGMEDCYSILIRFDEQKAADTFHKHFSGRRFSSLEEETCDVLFAADVHYTGSIEHTQSLPASSTEQPFCPVCLERLDQDTSGILTTICNHSFHCSCISKWTDSSCPVCRYCQQQPGNSTCSICQSPENLWMCVICGFVGCGRYKEAHATRHWKETQHCYALELETRRVWDYAGDNYVHRLIQSKTDGKLVELNHHGHHDSDGCCSCECGTDPGFSETILNSKVEAIVNEYNDLLTSQLEDQKMYFESLLQEVEEEIERETKEAVEKALCQNPRLMKLKVRLDKCVEEKKFHDDINDNLTRNKEIWEAKILEIEEREKKALKMKDEEISELEEQIATLMESIDT from the exons ATGGATTCTTCAACGTCCATGTGTAATTTGACTGAGGTGTTCTATTTTTCTTCTGGAAACCCTCGCATCGAAGAAACTAGAGGCGTCATGCATCTCTTCTCCAACGATGTTGCTTCTCAGTTACCT GTGGAAAGAAAACCTCTCCTCTGTGTTCTATGTGTTCCGAATCACATGACATATTCAGACTTTTGTCAGTTTTGTGGTTCATTTGTTCAACATATGTTGGAAATGCGAATTGTCAG GAATGATGGTATGGAAGATTGTTACAGTATATTGATCAGGTTTGATGAGCAGAAAGCTGCAGATACTTTTCACAAGCATTTTAGTGGTAGAAGATTTTCATCTCTTGAG GAGGAGACGTGCGATGTGCTATTTGCTGCTGATGTGCATTACACCGGTTCAATTGAGCACACACAGTCATTACCTGCAAGCTCTACAGAGCAACCATTCTGTCCTGTTTGTCTTG AGAGATTGGACCAGGATACAAGTGGAATTCTCACAACCATTTGTAATCATTCCTTTCATTGTTCATGTATTTCAAAATGGACAGATTCTTCATGCCCC GTATGCCGATATTGTCAGCAGCAGCCTGGAAACTCAACATGTTCTATCTGTCAATCACCAGAAAATCTATGGATGTGTGTTATTTGTGGTTTTGTTGGGTGTGGAAG ATATAAAGAGGCTCATGCTACAAGGCATTGGAAGGAGACACAACATTGCTATGCACTTGAATTAGAAACACGGCGAGTCTGGGACTACGCAGGGGATAACTATGTTCACCGTTTGATTCAGTCTAAAACTGATGGGAAGCTGGTTGAGCTCAACCACCATGGTCATCATGATAGTGATGGCTGCTGCAGCTGCGAATGTGGTACAGATCCTGGGTTCAGCGAGACTATTTTAAACAGCAAAGTTGAAGCT ATTGTGAACGAGTACAATGATCTCCTGACTTCCCAACTGGAGGATCAAAAAATG TACTTTGAGTCCTTATTGCAAGAGgttgaagaagaaattgaaaGGGAAACTAAGGAAGCTGTTGAGAAAGCTCTATGCCAGAATCCAAGGTTAATGAAGCTAAAAGTTCGTTTGGACAAATGCGTTGAAGAGAAGAAATTCCATGATGAC ATCAATGACAATCTTACAAGGAACAAGGAGATATGGGAAGCCAAGATATTGGAAATTGAAGAAAG GGAGAAGAAGGCTTTGAAAATGAAGGATGAGGAGATATCCGAATTGGAGGAACAG ATTGCCACTTTGATGGAGTCCATCGATACATAG